The following coding sequences lie in one Sphingobium sp. KCTC 72723 genomic window:
- a CDS encoding GNAT family N-acetyltransferase, translating into MLIRLATPADLPALHPVIERAYRGDSARAGWTFESDLLTGPRTDIATLSTILASPTDRLLVALDADAAPLGCVQITDRGDALAYLGLLCIDPLRQSSGLGRRLIAAAEDHAARLFAAQIMEMTVIDSRAELIAWYARRGYALTPEKRPFPIPLDPPLQMVVLAKRLASGSDLG; encoded by the coding sequence ATGCTCATCCGTCTCGCCACCCCGGCCGATCTTCCCGCGCTCCACCCGGTCATCGAACGCGCCTATCGCGGCGACAGCGCGCGGGCGGGCTGGACCTTCGAATCGGACCTGCTCACTGGCCCGCGCACCGACATCGCGACCCTGTCCACCATCCTCGCCAGCCCCACCGACCGGCTGCTGGTCGCGCTGGATGCTGACGCCGCGCCCCTGGGCTGCGTCCAGATCACGGATCGGGGCGACGCCCTCGCCTATCTCGGCCTGCTCTGCATCGACCCGTTGCGCCAGTCGTCGGGCCTTGGCCGCCGCCTGATCGCCGCTGCCGAAGATCATGCCGCCCGCCTCTTTGCCGCGCAAATCATGGAAATGACCGTCATCGACAGCCGCGCCGAACTCATCGCCTGGTATGCGCGGCGCGGCTACGCCCTGACCCCCGAAAAACGCCCCTTCCCCATCCCGCTCGACCCGCCATTGCAAATGGTCGTGCTGGCAAAAAGGCTGGCGAGCGGTAGCGATCTCGGCTAG
- a CDS encoding glutathione S-transferase family protein, translating to MIIHGARPSPFVRKVLAFAAEKGITVEVQAAGFGRGAEGYFKGSPFGKIPALEDGDFLLCDSTAIITYMDALHPEPNLIPAQAKARARTVWYEEFGDTIVQAAGQKIFFNRVVAKALKQESDLAAADAAEATEMPKIYDYMEGVMPDSGWLVEDRFTLADLGVACPIINVAYCSDGLDAGRWPRVSAWLEQVKARPSVADAMALEAPIVAGMMAK from the coding sequence ATGATCATTCATGGAGCGCGGCCATCGCCGTTTGTGCGCAAGGTTTTGGCCTTTGCCGCCGAGAAGGGCATCACGGTCGAGGTGCAGGCAGCCGGGTTTGGGCGCGGGGCGGAAGGCTATTTCAAAGGGTCGCCGTTCGGCAAGATACCCGCGCTGGAGGATGGTGATTTCCTGCTGTGCGATTCGACCGCGATCATCACCTATATGGATGCCCTGCATCCGGAGCCGAACCTGATCCCGGCGCAGGCGAAGGCGCGGGCGCGGACGGTGTGGTATGAGGAATTTGGCGACACGATCGTCCAGGCGGCGGGACAGAAGATCTTTTTCAACCGGGTGGTGGCCAAGGCGTTGAAGCAGGAAAGCGACCTGGCGGCGGCGGATGCGGCGGAAGCGACCGAAATGCCAAAGATATATGATTATATGGAAGGGGTTATGCCCGATTCCGGCTGGCTGGTCGAGGATCGGTTCACGCTGGCCGATCTGGGCGTGGCCTGCCCGATCATCAATGTGGCTTATTGTTCGGACGGGCTGGATGCGGGGCGCTGGCCCAGGGTATCGGCCTGGCTGGAGCAAGTGAAGGCACGGCCCAGCGTGGCGGACGCGATGGCGCTGGAAGCGCCGATCGTTGCGGGGATGATGGCGAAGTAA
- a CDS encoding polysaccharide deacetylase family protein → MNCPPDHDGNLLTAPLPQDMIAIDPAFGTRFMLFVDTEEEFDWDAPFSRTGHGVTALAGMARGQAYFAAAGVKPVYVTDYPVVDCDAAADMMGQWVADGTADIGAHLHPWVNPPHVEDVSAANSYVGFLPEAVERAKLEALCRRIEERFGARPIAYRAGRYGVGPNSAQLLEEAGFRLDSSVRSRFDYSHQHGPDFCGLPQDPYWAGPGRTLMELPLSTAFVGLLRGGGERLYRAAQTMGPLAGALSRARMLSRVPLTPEGISASEAIAAIDALMAEGVRVLNFSFHSPTLEPGHTPYVRDEADRTAFYGWWDAVLAHLARRGVRAASLDQLLCAVPMRIEACQAA, encoded by the coding sequence ATGAATTGTCCCCCTGACCATGACGGCAACCTGCTGACGGCGCCATTGCCGCAGGACATGATTGCCATCGACCCGGCATTCGGCACGCGCTTCATGCTGTTTGTCGATACCGAAGAAGAGTTTGACTGGGATGCGCCGTTCAGCCGGACCGGGCATGGCGTGACCGCGCTGGCCGGGATGGCGCGGGGGCAGGCATATTTTGCGGCCGCCGGGGTGAAGCCGGTCTATGTCACGGACTATCCGGTGGTGGATTGCGATGCCGCCGCCGATATGATGGGCCAGTGGGTGGCGGACGGCACGGCGGACATTGGCGCGCACCTGCATCCATGGGTCAATCCGCCCCATGTCGAGGATGTGAGCGCAGCCAACAGCTATGTCGGTTTCCTGCCCGAAGCGGTCGAGCGGGCCAAGCTGGAAGCGCTGTGCCGCCGGATCGAGGAACGGTTCGGGGCGCGGCCCATTGCCTATCGTGCGGGGCGTTACGGGGTTGGCCCCAATAGTGCGCAGTTGCTGGAGGAGGCCGGTTTCCGGCTGGACAGTTCGGTGCGCAGCCGGTTCGATTACAGTCATCAGCATGGCCCGGATTTTTGCGGGTTGCCGCAAGACCCCTATTGGGCGGGGCCGGGGCGGACGCTGATGGAATTGCCGCTGTCGACGGCCTTTGTCGGATTGCTGCGCGGGGGCGGCGAAAGATTGTATCGCGCGGCGCAGACGATGGGACCGCTGGCAGGGGCATTGTCGCGGGCGCGGATGTTGAGCCGGGTGCCGCTGACGCCCGAAGGCATATCGGCAAGCGAAGCGATCGCAGCGATCGACGCGCTGATGGCCGAAGGAGTCAGGGTGCTGAATTTCAGTTTTCATTCGCCCACGCTGGAGCCGGGACATACGCCCTATGTGCGGGACGAGGCGGACAGGACGGCATTTTATGGCTGGTGGGACGCGGTGCTGGCGCATCTGGCGCGGCGGGGCGTGAGGGCGGCGAGCCTGGACCAGCTATTGTGTGCCGTGCCGATGCGGATCGAGGCTTGCCAAGCGGCGTGA
- the lnt gene encoding apolipoprotein N-acyltransferase: protein MYAAAQQAFARHPKWAALLAGALSATGFAPLNLWPVTLACLAALILLIERAPDRRAAFLRGWLFGVGHFTLSLNWIAHAFTFQDAMPHWLGFPAVALLSLYLALFPALATLGTWWLSHNHMFPRRREHAVLPFIPLFAALWLASEYLRACAFTGFAWNPIGIILLPTGAAIGATLIGTYGLGALTILAAGALRLALARDYRPAAAIAAPLCALALWGILSPAPATPPGAPRVRVVQPNIGQDQKYSVAAEVANFRKLAALSGQPRAAPRLIFWPEAAIPAYLDMEPGWRARLASLLGPGDLLLTGADKVYFKPVEQDGFVTQKLTGANNSVWIVTPDATLLDRYDKSHLVPFGEYLPMRSVLTPLGLSRLVPGDADFWPGSGPQSLTLPATTGRPSLKMGVQICYEIIFSGQVVDRANRPAFLFNPSNDAWFGSWGPVQHLAQARLRALEEGLPVIRSTPTGISAVIDARGHVLRSLPHNRAGFLDSGLPPPLPPTLFARVGNVAPLALMLLLFGLAIALRRGKS from the coding sequence ATGTATGCTGCCGCGCAGCAGGCTTTCGCCCGCCATCCCAAATGGGCGGCGCTGCTCGCCGGGGCGCTCTCGGCGACGGGCTTTGCCCCGCTCAACCTGTGGCCAGTCACGCTCGCCTGCCTTGCTGCGCTGATTCTGCTCATCGAACGCGCCCCCGACCGCCGCGCCGCCTTCCTGCGCGGCTGGCTGTTCGGCGTCGGCCACTTCACCCTGTCGCTCAACTGGATCGCCCACGCCTTCACCTTTCAGGACGCGATGCCCCACTGGCTGGGCTTCCCCGCCGTCGCGCTCCTCTCACTCTACCTCGCGCTTTTCCCGGCACTGGCGACGCTGGGGACATGGTGGCTATCCCATAACCATATGTTCCCGCGCAGGCGGGAACACGCAGTTCTTCCCTTCATCCCCCTCTTCGCCGCCCTCTGGCTCGCCAGCGAATATCTGCGCGCGTGCGCTTTCACCGGCTTTGCCTGGAACCCGATCGGCATCATCCTGCTGCCCACCGGCGCAGCGATCGGCGCGACCCTGATCGGCACCTATGGCCTTGGCGCGCTCACCATCCTCGCGGCCGGGGCGCTCCGCCTCGCTCTCGCCCGCGACTATCGCCCCGCCGCCGCCATCGCCGCGCCGCTCTGCGCCCTTGCCCTCTGGGGCATCCTGTCCCCCGCGCCCGCCACCCCGCCCGGCGCACCGCGCGTCCGCGTGGTCCAGCCCAATATCGGTCAGGACCAGAAATATTCGGTCGCCGCCGAAGTCGCCAATTTCCGCAAACTCGCCGCCCTTTCCGGCCAACCGCGCGCTGCCCCCCGCCTCATCTTCTGGCCCGAAGCGGCGATCCCCGCCTATCTCGACATGGAACCGGGCTGGCGCGCCCGCCTCGCCAGCCTGCTCGGCCCCGGCGACCTGCTGCTCACCGGCGCGGACAAGGTCTATTTCAAACCCGTCGAACAGGACGGCTTCGTCACCCAGAAACTGACCGGCGCCAACAACAGCGTCTGGATCGTCACGCCCGACGCCACGCTGCTTGACCGCTACGACAAATCGCACCTCGTCCCCTTTGGCGAATATCTGCCGATGCGGTCCGTCCTCACCCCGCTCGGCCTCTCCCGCCTGGTGCCGGGCGACGCTGATTTCTGGCCCGGCTCCGGCCCGCAAAGCCTGACCCTGCCCGCCACCACCGGCCGCCCGTCGCTCAAAATGGGCGTGCAGATCTGCTATGAAATCATCTTTTCCGGGCAAGTGGTAGACCGCGCCAACCGCCCCGCTTTCCTGTTCAACCCGTCCAACGACGCCTGGTTCGGCAGCTGGGGTCCGGTCCAGCATCTGGCGCAAGCCCGCCTGCGCGCGCTGGAGGAAGGGCTGCCCGTCATCCGCTCCACCCCTACCGGCATTTCCGCCGTCATCGACGCGCGCGGCCATGTGTTGCGCAGCCTGCCGCACAATCGCGCCGGTTTTCTCGACAGCGGCCTGCCTCCGCCCTTGCCGCCCACTCTGTTTGCCCGCGTCGGCAATGTCGCACCACTGGCCCTGATGCTCTTGCTGTTCGGGCTGGCCATTGCCTTGCGGCGCGGCAAAAGCTAA
- the metK gene encoding methionine adenosyltransferase, which yields MRSHYLFTSESVSEGHPDKVADQISDAIVDLFLSKDPEARIACETLTTTQLVVLAGEIRCKGVYENGAWAPGAQEEIEATVRETVRRIGYEQDGFHWQTFRFENNLHGQSAHIAQGVDESGNKDEGAGDQGIMFGYASDETPDLMPATLYYSHKILERLAHDRHNKVVDFLEPDAKSQVTLEYVDEKPVRATALVVSTQHAAGMDNDDSRAKLRSYVKGVMADILPEGWLPDDAQIYVNPTGLFEIGGPDGDAGLTGRKIIVDTYGGASPHGGGAFSGKDPTKVDRSAAYITRYMAKNIVAAGLARRCTIQLSYAIGVAEPLSLYVDLHGTGTVEASAIEAVLPTLVRLTPKGIRTHLGLNKPIYQKTAAYGHFGRQPDGDFFPWEKTDLVDALKAAL from the coding sequence ATGCGTAGCCATTATCTCTTCACCTCGGAATCCGTATCCGAAGGCCATCCCGACAAGGTCGCGGACCAGATTTCCGACGCCATCGTCGACCTGTTCCTGTCGAAAGACCCAGAAGCCCGTATCGCCTGCGAAACCCTGACCACGACCCAGTTGGTCGTGCTGGCGGGCGAAATCCGCTGCAAGGGCGTCTATGAAAATGGCGCATGGGCGCCGGGCGCACAGGAAGAAATCGAAGCGACCGTGCGCGAAACCGTGCGCCGCATCGGTTATGAGCAGGACGGCTTCCACTGGCAGACCTTCCGCTTCGAAAACAACCTCCACGGCCAGTCCGCCCACATCGCGCAGGGCGTCGATGAAAGCGGCAACAAGGATGAAGGCGCAGGCGATCAGGGGATCATGTTCGGCTATGCGTCGGACGAAACCCCCGACCTCATGCCCGCCACGCTCTATTACAGCCACAAGATCCTCGAACGCCTCGCCCATGACCGTCACAACAAGGTCGTGGACTTCCTCGAACCCGACGCCAAGAGCCAGGTCACGCTGGAATATGTCGATGAAAAGCCGGTCCGCGCCACCGCGCTGGTCGTCTCGACCCAGCACGCTGCGGGCATGGACAATGACGACAGCCGCGCCAAACTGCGCAGCTATGTCAAGGGCGTGATGGCCGACATCCTGCCCGAAGGCTGGCTGCCCGACGACGCACAGATTTACGTCAACCCCACCGGCCTGTTCGAAATCGGCGGGCCGGATGGCGATGCGGGCCTGACCGGGCGCAAGATCATCGTGGATACCTATGGCGGCGCATCGCCCCATGGCGGCGGCGCGTTCAGCGGCAAGGATCCGACCAAGGTGGACCGTTCGGCCGCCTATATCACCCGCTACATGGCCAAGAATATCGTCGCCGCCGGGCTTGCGCGCCGCTGCACGATCCAGCTCAGCTACGCCATCGGCGTCGCCGAACCGCTCTCGCTCTATGTCGACCTGCACGGCACCGGCACGGTCGAAGCCTCCGCGATCGAAGCCGTCCTGCCAACGCTCGTCCGCCTGACGCCCAAGGGTATCCGCACCCATCTGGGCCTCAACAAGCCGATCTATCAGAAAACCGCCGCCTACGGCCATTTCGGCCGCCAGCCCGACGGCGACTTCTTCCCCTGGGAAAAGACCGACCTGGTCGACGCGCTCAAGGCTGCGCTGTAA
- a CDS encoding sensor histidine kinase: MRFNDLMQTVLAADDRAGLGAVTLWRQCVDLLAQQDRADRPGLAADERGQLLERMAQLRPKLSETQRIATVVELGQRLRSASLVEFFAGDRPSIAAAAIARAQLPDAVWAGMLPALNPTARGVLRGRRDVGPQTRLALEAFGSSDLVLTTVREDMVGEADMWLTQDMVAPAAAPAAPAPAAAVEAPVATVTALHPPRRDEDQIRNLVDRIARFTSTRQPPVSPPVSSVATEDAAQAVPGAFAFETDAVGMMMWVDQGPRAALIGLSLGDVALNGESGPDGHVAGAFARRSGFQNGRFAIVGGAMAGEWRLSATPFFDPRSGRFQGYRGQARRPYLHEVAARPAAASPMAIHGLPTDSLRQLVHELRTPLNAILGFAEIIEQELFGAAGDVYRDMAGKIAVDARHLLVAFDDLDLAARVSRGEQGGVAQRIDPALMIAQVAARFCDSAGGCPVDIAMESELPPLCIDPVQGERMVQHLLRTVISIAPVGEAVTGSCWFHPDGGEGRVVLAIDRPSSLDGMEEAQLLDPGYTSDGDWADGPLLGLGFSLRLIRSLAGACGGSLDVEAERLLLSIPAVAAMEDAADIG; this comes from the coding sequence GTGCGTTTCAACGATCTGATGCAGACAGTGCTGGCGGCTGATGACCGGGCCGGTCTGGGCGCGGTGACGTTGTGGCGTCAGTGCGTCGACCTGCTGGCGCAGCAGGACCGGGCGGATCGGCCGGGCCTGGCCGCCGATGAGCGGGGGCAATTGCTGGAACGGATGGCGCAATTGCGGCCCAAGCTGTCGGAAACGCAGCGAATCGCGACAGTGGTGGAACTGGGGCAGCGATTGCGGTCGGCCAGCCTGGTCGAATTTTTCGCAGGTGATCGGCCGTCGATTGCAGCGGCGGCGATCGCGCGGGCGCAGTTGCCCGATGCGGTGTGGGCCGGGATGTTGCCCGCGTTGAACCCCACGGCGCGCGGCGTGCTGCGCGGACGGCGCGATGTCGGGCCGCAGACGCGGCTGGCGCTGGAAGCGTTCGGATCGTCCGATCTGGTGCTGACGACGGTGCGCGAGGATATGGTCGGCGAAGCCGACATGTGGTTGACGCAGGATATGGTGGCCCCGGCGGCGGCACCTGCGGCCCCGGCCCCGGCGGCGGCGGTCGAAGCGCCGGTCGCCACGGTGACGGCGCTGCACCCGCCCCGGCGCGACGAGGACCAGATCCGCAATCTGGTGGACCGGATCGCCCGCTTTACCAGCACGCGGCAGCCGCCGGTATCGCCACCGGTATCGAGCGTGGCGACCGAGGATGCGGCGCAGGCGGTGCCGGGCGCCTTTGCGTTTGAAACCGATGCGGTCGGCATGATGATGTGGGTGGATCAGGGACCGCGCGCGGCGCTGATCGGGCTGTCGCTGGGCGATGTTGCGCTGAACGGCGAGAGCGGGCCGGACGGCCATGTCGCGGGTGCTTTTGCCCGGCGCAGCGGGTTTCAGAATGGGCGCTTCGCCATCGTCGGGGGGGCAATGGCGGGGGAGTGGCGGCTGTCGGCTACGCCTTTCTTCGATCCGCGATCGGGGCGGTTTCAGGGGTATCGCGGGCAGGCGCGCCGCCCCTATCTGCATGAAGTCGCGGCCCGGCCCGCTGCCGCGTCGCCCATGGCGATCCACGGTTTGCCGACCGATTCCCTGCGCCAGCTGGTGCATGAACTGCGCACGCCGCTAAATGCGATATTGGGCTTTGCCGAGATTATCGAGCAGGAATTATTCGGTGCGGCAGGCGATGTCTATCGCGACATGGCGGGCAAGATCGCCGTCGATGCGCGCCATTTGCTGGTGGCGTTCGATGATCTGGACCTGGCGGCGCGGGTATCACGCGGGGAGCAGGGCGGCGTGGCGCAACGGATCGACCCGGCGCTGATGATCGCGCAGGTGGCGGCGCGTTTCTGCGATTCGGCGGGGGGATGCCCGGTCGATATTGCGATGGAATCGGAACTGCCGCCGCTGTGCATCGACCCGGTGCAGGGCGAGCGGATGGTCCAGCATCTGTTGCGCACGGTGATTTCGATCGCGCCGGTGGGCGAGGCCGTGACCGGGAGCTGCTGGTTCCACCCCGATGGTGGCGAGGGGCGCGTGGTCCTGGCGATCGACCGGCCGAGCAGTCTGGACGGGATGGAAGAAGCGCAATTGCTCGATCCGGGCTATACGTCCGATGGCGACTGGGCGGACGGGCCATTGCTGGGGCTGGGCTTTTCGCTGCGGCTGATCCGCAGTCTGGCGGGGGCATGTGGCGGTAGTCTGGACGTGGAGGCCGAGCGGCTATTGCTGTCGATACCCGCCGTGGCGGCGATGGAAGATGCGGCTGACATCGGTTGA
- a CDS encoding YqaA family protein, whose protein sequence is MLNRLYQWTLAKAAHAHAERWLFVISFMESSFFPIPPHPLLGLMCLARPERALRFGFICTLASVLGGMLGYGIGHFLYETVGQQILTALGLAAKFPVAACYLRDYGAEIILIKGATPIPFKLITITAGFIGLPLFTFLWASVLSRAFQFMLVGFLFWKFGRPIKAFIEKYLAWLSALFLVLIVGGFIAASMLTGGGQKDDKCSHATMATIG, encoded by the coding sequence ATGCTCAACAGGCTCTATCAATGGACGCTGGCCAAGGCCGCCCATGCCCACGCCGAACGCTGGCTGTTCGTCATCAGCTTCATGGAATCGAGCTTTTTCCCGATCCCGCCGCACCCCCTGCTCGGCCTCATGTGCCTGGCCCGGCCGGAACGTGCGCTGCGCTTCGGCTTCATCTGCACGCTGGCGTCGGTGCTGGGCGGGATGCTGGGCTATGGCATCGGCCACTTCCTCTACGAAACGGTCGGGCAGCAAATCCTGACCGCGCTGGGCCTTGCCGCCAAATTCCCGGTCGCGGCCTGCTACCTCCGCGATTACGGCGCGGAAATCATCCTGATCAAGGGCGCGACGCCGATCCCGTTCAAACTGATCACGATCACGGCGGGCTTCATCGGCCTGCCGCTGTTCACTTTCCTGTGGGCGTCAGTCCTGTCCCGCGCGTTCCAGTTCATGCTCGTCGGCTTCCTCTTCTGGAAATTCGGCCGGCCCATCAAAGCCTTCATCGAAAAATATCTCGCCTGGCTTTCCGCCCTGTTCCTCGTCCTCATCGTCGGGGGCTTCATTGCCGCATCCATGCTGACCGGCGGCGGGCAAAAGGACGATAAATGCAGCCACGCCACCATGGCGACCATAGGCTGA